One genomic segment of Rivularia sp. PCC 7116 includes these proteins:
- a CDS encoding protein kinase: MLTDTILRNRYKILKELGRGGFSVTYIAVDMDLPGNPKCVVKQLKTRHSNNTILQIAKKLFDREAQVLYRLGKGHKQIPEMFAHFEENDEFYLVQEFVDGHDLTKEIKPRTRLSEEKVTKLLQEILEVLSFVHENEVIHRDIKLRNIMRRREDGKIVLIDFGAVKEIKGLAKNEQGDVNSTLIIGTPGYMPDEQANGKPRLCSDVYAVGMLGIQALTGIPPRELPFNPNNGELIWRDSAKVSDRLAEVLTGMVRHHFSQRYRTAAEALIALKSPVILPPNTSFAYQAPVTLPSTIRQSRPRVLQTFGLAGLIGTAFGLGAFGWSLFQSSSIGNESVRTTEIPPTINKLNPSTKPESLKQNPLRFSPSTANRESYNNKPIFIPFIPFFNENKSQRDREVSPSKMKVDKAKPALDYKPKNVHKNIHKKNKPAPKTSIVREEKVEKKEPQSTFLIPQSKKKSESLPSIKIPKSEEKKIDDSPKPSIPKPVIEEPETSLPVESNSVDKAKDKNKDNNTDNLEPETTLPKKSDAVDEVKDNPEKSEQPPKEQENPSEEQPKQIPPSPNTPAIESESSSPQPTPSPTQTPAQTEDSDNVVVPTNPPSESLILENNKFIYTEESTPIVPIPTPEVEAKPTLSPQPTPTPEAATQSVATPQPTPTPEAETKSVATPEPTAISEAETKSVATPEPTPTTTPEENQPTPQTSTNPMPEAELLIIPEVYPSPTPKTNVKVTPQISTSPLENETQAIPQASASPLPQNQPKAKPTPTPTPTPTPSTTEEKGLSLKGFAI; this comes from the coding sequence ATGCTCACAGACACGATTCTCCGTAATCGCTACAAAATTCTTAAAGAACTGGGACGCGGTGGATTTAGTGTCACCTATATTGCGGTAGATATGGATTTACCAGGAAATCCTAAATGTGTTGTTAAACAACTAAAAACTCGGCATTCTAATAACACAATTTTGCAGATTGCCAAGAAGTTGTTTGATAGAGAAGCACAAGTACTCTATCGTTTGGGTAAGGGACACAAACAAATTCCCGAAATGTTCGCGCATTTTGAAGAAAATGATGAATTTTATTTAGTTCAAGAATTTGTCGATGGACATGATTTGACTAAGGAAATTAAACCACGCACGCGATTGAGTGAAGAAAAGGTAACTAAGCTTTTACAGGAAATATTAGAAGTACTAAGTTTTGTCCACGAAAACGAGGTGATTCACCGCGATATCAAGTTGCGGAATATCATGCGCCGTCGTGAAGATGGTAAAATCGTTTTGATCGATTTTGGTGCGGTCAAAGAAATCAAAGGTTTGGCAAAAAACGAACAAGGTGATGTCAATTCTACTTTGATTATCGGTACCCCCGGCTATATGCCAGACGAGCAGGCTAATGGTAAGCCGAGGTTATGTAGCGATGTTTATGCAGTAGGAATGCTGGGTATTCAAGCTTTAACTGGTATACCTCCCCGCGAATTACCATTTAATCCTAATAATGGTGAATTAATCTGGCGCGATTCGGCAAAAGTCAGCGATAGACTAGCCGAAGTTTTGACGGGTATGGTAAGACACCACTTTAGTCAGCGTTATCGAACCGCAGCAGAAGCTTTAATAGCGCTCAAATCGCCAGTCATTCTACCACCAAATACTTCTTTTGCTTACCAAGCACCAGTAACTTTACCGTCAACTATTCGTCAATCCCGCCCTAGGGTACTGCAAACTTTTGGATTGGCTGGTTTAATCGGAACTGCCTTTGGTTTAGGGGCTTTTGGATGGAGCTTGTTTCAATCTAGTTCAATTGGCAACGAATCAGTTCGGACTACAGAAATTCCACCGACTATAAATAAGCTGAATCCTTCAACAAAACCCGAAAGTTTGAAGCAAAACCCGTTAAGATTTTCACCTTCTACAGCTAACAGAGAAAGTTACAACAACAAACCAATTTTTATACCTTTCATACCGTTTTTTAACGAAAACAAATCTCAACGGGATCGAGAAGTTTCTCCGTCAAAAATGAAGGTGGATAAGGCTAAACCGGCATTGGATTATAAGCCCAAAAACGTCCATAAGAATATTCATAAAAAAAATAAACCTGCTCCGAAAACTTCTATAGTTCGGGAAGAGAAAGTTGAAAAGAAAGAGCCTCAATCTACATTTTTAATTCCGCAGTCTAAAAAGAAATCGGAATCTTTACCTTCTATTAAAATACCTAAATCCGAAGAGAAAAAAATTGACGATTCTCCTAAACCTTCAATACCAAAACCAGTAATAGAAGAACCCGAAACATCTTTACCAGTAGAATCTAATTCAGTTGATAAAGCAAAAGATAAGAATAAAGATAATAACACGGATAATTTAGAACCTGAAACAACTTTACCCAAGAAATCTGATGCCGTTGATGAAGTAAAAGATAACCCTGAAAAATCAGAACAACCACCCAAAGAGCAGGAAAATCCTTCAGAAGAACAACCAAAACAAATTCCTCCTTCACCTAACACACCTGCAATCGAAAGCGAATCATCATCGCCTCAGCCAACTCCATCACCCACACAAACTCCCGCACAAACTGAGGATAGCGACAACGTTGTAGTTCCAACAAATCCACCCTCAGAATCTTTAATTTTAGAAAACAACAAGTTCATTTATACAGAAGAATCGACACCTATTGTACCGATCCCAACCCCCGAAGTTGAAGCCAAACCAACTTTATCACCCCAACCAACTCCAACACCTGAAGCTGCAACTCAATCAGTTGCCACACCACAACCAACTCCAACACCCGAAGCTGAGACTAAATCAGTTGCCACACCAGAGCCAACTGCAATATCTGAAGCTGAGACTAAATCAGTTGCCACACCAGAGCCAACCCCAACCACAACACCTGAGGAAAATCAACCAACTCCACAAACTTCTACAAATCCTATGCCTGAAGCTGAACTTCTAATTATTCCGGAAGTTTATCCTTCACCCACACCCAAAACCAACGTGAAAGTAACTCCCCAAATTTCTACTTCTCCATTAGAAAACGAGACGCAAGCAATTCCCCAAGCTTCTGCTTCTCCCTTACCTCAAAATCAGCCAAAGGCAAAACCAACACCAACACCAACTCCAACACCAACTCCATCAACCACCGAGGAAAAAGGCTTATCCCTCAAAGGTTTCGCCATTTAA
- a CDS encoding M48 family metalloprotease, translated as MKRKWKSLILAFNWVLLSLGTSIFVILTQSPQITLAKEPAVIINTSKEETNTDIDKKKPETPTEETTDNKKPESEKAEEEKPTPEEIARQKKLIEADKLYQAGNIAEAEKIYRQAKDSFTNTSDIQPRKQAIVNPVELSPAGKVYWREARAGIASNLQTKTLVALKLLVEKYPEFIPGNIKYAQSLKKYGQEEKALEVLERATSLYPNQAELVKVRVDALSEEKKWMQASLAARQFAMLNPDNPQAPEFVQLADEKLKKYTSYIRRETRGNAIANIITGVVGYAATGSLLGPFSALDSTMMLLKGEKGVGRSVAKQAKKRMELIEDKEVNAYINEIGQKLAKIAGRDEFEYEFFVIPDKNLNAFALPGGKIFIHTGAIAKTNSEAEIAGLIGHELSHVVLSHGFQLVTQANLISNVTQYIPLGGTVGRILTFDYSRDMERQADRLGTRLLTAGGYAADGLRNLTLTMKKQQKNAPPVWLSTHPGGGERVRYLETLIATNGYNRYAYEGVARHQQIKDKVKQIIKEKEEKDKKDDEKKKVKG; from the coding sequence ATGAAACGTAAATGGAAGTCATTGATACTTGCCTTTAACTGGGTATTGCTCTCGTTGGGTACTTCTATATTTGTTATCCTGACTCAATCACCTCAAATAACTCTGGCAAAAGAGCCTGCTGTAATTATCAACACTTCTAAAGAAGAAACTAATACAGATATCGATAAGAAAAAGCCAGAAACTCCTACAGAAGAAACCACCGATAATAAAAAACCAGAATCAGAAAAAGCTGAAGAAGAAAAGCCAACTCCCGAAGAAATTGCTCGTCAGAAAAAACTCATAGAAGCAGACAAGCTCTATCAAGCCGGAAACATAGCCGAAGCAGAAAAGATATATCGTCAAGCCAAAGATTCTTTTACAAACACATCCGATATTCAACCACGTAAACAAGCCATAGTTAACCCCGTAGAATTATCTCCTGCCGGTAAAGTTTATTGGAGAGAAGCACGAGCGGGAATCGCGAGTAATTTACAAACTAAAACTTTAGTAGCGCTCAAACTTTTAGTTGAAAAATACCCCGAATTTATTCCAGGAAACATCAAATACGCTCAATCTCTGAAAAAATACGGTCAAGAAGAAAAAGCGTTAGAAGTATTGGAAAGAGCCACATCGCTTTATCCCAACCAAGCAGAATTAGTCAAAGTAAGAGTTGATGCGCTTTCTGAAGAGAAAAAATGGATGCAGGCTTCTTTGGCGGCGCGTCAATTTGCCATGCTTAACCCCGATAATCCTCAAGCTCCCGAATTTGTTCAACTTGCAGACGAAAAGCTAAAAAAATACACCTCTTATATCCGTAGAGAAACTAGAGGAAACGCCATCGCTAACATCATTACAGGTGTTGTAGGTTATGCAGCTACGGGCAGTCTACTTGGGCCATTTTCCGCCCTCGACTCTACCATGATGCTGCTAAAAGGTGAAAAAGGTGTAGGTCGTTCCGTAGCCAAACAAGCTAAAAAGCGGATGGAATTGATCGAAGACAAAGAAGTAAACGCTTATATTAACGAAATCGGGCAAAAGCTAGCCAAAATTGCCGGTAGAGATGAATTTGAATACGAATTCTTCGTCATACCCGATAAAAATCTCAACGCCTTCGCCCTACCCGGTGGCAAAATCTTCATTCATACAGGTGCGATCGCTAAAACAAATTCGGAAGCAGAAATAGCTGGATTAATCGGACACGAACTATCTCACGTGGTGCTTTCCCACGGATTTCAATTAGTAACTCAAGCCAATTTAATATCCAACGTTACGCAGTATATTCCCCTAGGTGGTACAGTTGGCAGAATACTTACCTTCGATTACAGCCGCGACATGGAGCGTCAAGCAGATAGATTGGGCACAAGGCTCTTAACAGCAGGTGGTTACGCTGCCGACGGCTTGCGTAACTTAACTTTAACCATGAAAAAACAGCAGAAAAATGCTCCTCCTGTATGGTTATCGACACACCCCGGAGGCGGTGAAAGAGTACGTTACTTAGAAACTTTGATTGCAACCAACGGTTACAATCGATACGCTTACGAAGGAGTAGCCAGACATCAACAAATTAAAGATAAAGTCAAACAAATAATCAAAGAAAAAGAAGAGAAAGATAAAAAAGACGACGAAAAGAAAAAGGTTAAAGGTTAA
- a CDS encoding COP23 domain-containing protein: protein MSSRPLKLLFLGGLAVSVLFGNAPAMAQYDSSDDAVVVPTTGSGRTTTTPRGTSTTTRTRTSTPTGTSTTTSTSSSSQRVDTATRFSCQMDTNGYTVMYSPQSQPNQLFAWATPQALGGGWDSQRRCNTIAQRLESYRPDGLLELRTSTLNGYNVLCVTSEADPSCRLVLTVPPGRDAFQVRNDVFQNLVSADSGQSTIGVNTYRGAGLEDTINLGRTLLGGKRAAVSRDAIQLKPFLDKQDGGNGKLLRNVKKTTPQSRPTQSGNRLNPDLFR, encoded by the coding sequence ATGTCATCTAGACCTTTGAAGCTTTTATTTCTCGGCGGTTTGGCAGTATCCGTATTATTCGGTAATGCACCTGCAATGGCACAATACGACTCCTCAGACGATGCCGTAGTAGTACCCACAACTGGAAGCGGTAGAACCACTACAACCCCAAGAGGGACTTCAACCACAACCAGAACCCGTACATCCACACCAACGGGAACATCAACCACAACTTCTACAAGCAGTTCTTCCCAAAGAGTTGACACCGCAACTCGGTTTAGCTGTCAAATGGATACCAACGGCTATACCGTTATGTACTCTCCTCAAAGTCAACCAAATCAATTATTTGCATGGGCAACTCCCCAAGCATTAGGTGGCGGTTGGGATTCCCAAAGACGTTGCAACACCATAGCCCAGCGTTTAGAAAGCTATCGTCCAGACGGTTTGTTAGAACTTCGCACCTCAACTTTAAATGGGTATAACGTATTATGCGTAACCAGCGAAGCCGATCCCTCTTGTCGTTTAGTACTAACAGTTCCTCCTGGTAGAGACGCTTTCCAAGTACGTAACGACGTTTTTCAAAACTTAGTTTCAGCAGACAGCGGACAGTCAACCATCGGCGTTAACACTTACAGAGGAGCCGGATTAGAAGACACCATTAATCTAGGTAGAACATTACTTGGTGGCAAGCGTGCGGCAGTATCTAGAGATGCCATTCAGCTAAAACCATTCTTAGATAAACAAGATGGTGGAAACGGCAAACTATTGAGAAACGTAAAGAAAACTACTCCTCAATCTCGTCCTACTCAATCCGGTAATAGATTAAATCCCGATCTTTTCCGCTAA
- a CDS encoding DUF427 domain-containing protein — translation MFGRPQPIKPEPGQESVWDYPRPAVLQDTDKHIQIVFNGETIADTKRAKRVIETSHPPSYYIPPEDIKMEYLIQTPHSSFCEWKGIANYYTIKVGDKEAQNAAWFYTNPTEKFVPLTNYVTFYAHPMDACYVDGEKAEPQPGNFYGGWITKDVVGPFKGIPGSWGW, via the coding sequence ATGTTTGGCAGACCTCAACCCATAAAACCAGAACCCGGACAAGAATCAGTATGGGATTACCCCCGTCCCGCTGTTTTACAAGATACCGATAAACATATTCAAATTGTTTTCAACGGTGAAACTATTGCAGACACCAAACGAGCCAAGCGCGTTATCGAAACCAGTCATCCTCCCAGCTACTATATTCCTCCCGAAGACATCAAAATGGAATATTTAATTCAAACACCGCATTCAAGTTTTTGTGAATGGAAAGGAATAGCTAATTATTACACCATCAAAGTCGGCGATAAAGAAGCACAGAATGCAGCTTGGTTTTACACTAATCCCACAGAAAAATTTGTACCTCTAACAAACTATGTAACTTTTTACGCTCACCCAATGGATGCTTGTTACGTGGATGGAGAAAAAGCCGAACCACAACCAGGAAATTTTTATGGTGGTTGGATAACTAAAGATGTAGTTGGACCATTTAAAGGAATTCCCGGTAGTTGGGGATGGTGA